The Pseudomonas sp. R4-35-07 genome contains a region encoding:
- a CDS encoding DNA topoisomerase III, with translation MRLFLCEKPSQGRDIAKVIGATRRGDGCLIGPETTVTWCIGHLLETAPPEAYGTQYKNWSLDHLPIIPAQWQVEVKPKTAAQFKIIKRLLSEATTIVIATDADREGEMIARELLELCQYRGPVQRLWLSALNEASIRKALTSLKSGQETFPLYHSALARSRADWLIGMNLSRLFTLLGRRAGYDGVLSVGRVQTPTLRLVVDRDRAIASFVSISYWEVDVHLSSKGQPFIASWLPHHSARDDAGRCLQQALARETVEAISGTKTATVLSLRTEHFREAPPLPFDLSTLQEACSRKLGLGAQETLNIAQSLYETHKATSYPRSDCRYLPESMFNEVCTVFDALRQTDPALKSALGNLDQSLHSRAWNDAKVTAHHAIIPTTEPANLARMSEHERHVYELIRGHYLAQFLPHHEFDRTQVELECGEEQLTAVGKQILVQGWKGILSDSPKDNEPTHKSQVLPGLQQGTQCAVDDVELKSMRTAAPNPLTEGDLIKAMKNVAKLVSDPRLKQKLRDTTGIGTEATRAGIIKGLIDRGYLLKKKRTLMASAAAHTLIEAVPVAVTDPGMTAIWEQALDEIEAGRLSLDAFVAKQASWIAQLIANCSSLTLALPVEAGPTCPICNASMCKRKGKTGPFWSCSDYPDCKGTMPTSKSTRRT, from the coding sequence ATGCGCCTCTTCCTCTGCGAGAAACCTTCCCAGGGTCGTGACATCGCCAAGGTTATCGGAGCCACTCGGCGCGGTGATGGTTGCCTGATCGGCCCCGAGACAACTGTCACATGGTGTATCGGCCACCTACTGGAGACGGCCCCGCCTGAAGCCTACGGCACTCAGTACAAGAATTGGTCGTTGGATCATCTACCGATCATTCCGGCGCAGTGGCAAGTGGAGGTCAAACCCAAGACTGCCGCGCAGTTCAAAATCATAAAACGCCTGCTCAGCGAAGCTACCACCATTGTCATCGCAACCGACGCCGACCGCGAAGGTGAGATGATTGCACGCGAGTTGCTGGAGCTCTGCCAATATCGAGGCCCTGTTCAGCGCCTCTGGCTGTCCGCACTCAATGAGGCGTCGATTCGCAAAGCGCTGACCTCGCTGAAGTCGGGTCAGGAGACCTTCCCGCTCTATCACTCGGCCCTCGCCCGCAGCCGTGCCGACTGGCTGATCGGCATGAACCTCAGTCGTTTGTTTACCCTTCTTGGTCGGCGGGCGGGTTACGACGGTGTCTTGTCGGTTGGACGTGTCCAGACACCCACGTTACGTTTGGTGGTTGATCGTGATCGTGCGATTGCCAGCTTCGTTTCAATTTCTTACTGGGAAGTGGATGTGCACCTTTCCTCAAAAGGGCAACCATTCATCGCGTCGTGGCTACCACACCACTCCGCGCGAGATGATGCTGGTCGTTGCCTGCAACAGGCGCTTGCCCGTGAGACCGTCGAAGCAATTTCGGGTACCAAGACCGCGACAGTACTCTCTCTTCGAACTGAGCATTTCCGGGAAGCGCCGCCCCTGCCCTTCGACCTGAGTACTCTGCAAGAAGCCTGCTCACGCAAACTGGGACTCGGCGCTCAGGAAACCCTGAACATCGCTCAATCCCTGTATGAAACCCATAAAGCCACTAGCTATCCGCGCAGCGATTGTCGCTATCTGCCAGAGAGTATGTTCAACGAGGTATGCACAGTATTCGATGCCCTGCGCCAAACCGATCCCGCACTAAAGTCTGCGCTCGGAAACCTAGACCAATCCTTGCACTCACGAGCGTGGAACGATGCCAAGGTCACGGCTCACCACGCCATAATCCCTACCACCGAACCGGCAAATCTTGCGCGAATGTCGGAACACGAGCGCCACGTTTACGAACTTATCCGTGGCCACTACCTTGCGCAGTTTCTTCCGCATCATGAGTTTGATCGAACCCAAGTCGAACTGGAATGTGGCGAAGAACAGCTGACCGCTGTCGGCAAACAGATACTGGTTCAGGGATGGAAAGGCATACTCTCCGACTCTCCCAAGGATAATGAGCCGACGCATAAATCCCAAGTTTTACCCGGCTTGCAGCAGGGGACTCAGTGCGCCGTGGACGATGTCGAACTCAAGTCCATGCGCACTGCCGCTCCCAACCCTCTCACCGAGGGCGATCTGATCAAAGCGATGAAAAACGTGGCCAAACTGGTCAGCGACCCACGCCTGAAACAGAAACTTCGGGACACCACCGGTATCGGTACTGAAGCTACACGCGCCGGGATTATCAAAGGGTTGATTGATCGCGGATATTTGCTCAAGAAAAAACGCACCTTAATGGCCTCCGCCGCGGCCCATACCTTAATAGAGGCGGTACCCGTTGCAGTTACGGATCCAGGTATGACCGCGATCTGGGAGCAGGCTCTGGATGAAATCGAGGCGGGACGTCTAAGCCTCGATGCGTTCGTCGCCAAGCAGGCGAGTTGGATTGCACAGTTGATCGCAAATTGCAGCTCCCTTACGTTAGCGTTGCCTGTTGAAGCCGGTCCAACCTGCCCCATATGCAACGCCTCCATGTGTAAGCGAAAAGGGAAAACAGGGCCGTTCTGGTCATGCTCAGACTATCCGGACTGCAAGGGCACAATGCCAACCAGCAAAAGCACGCGTCGTACATAA
- a CDS encoding SGNH/GDSL hydrolase family protein: MTRRARLAALLTLTASTAFGAPSYDHLYAFGDSYSDNGAGQTFTSQLATQKVKDAQELPGALYWKGRWSNGPTAVEDLALALKTPLTDYGIGGAKSGNGNYYAWMEQYRDTGIFGQISDHLKAAKTHKADPNSLYFIFISANDFFEWADFSHPESIDVLSQNSVAKIQRAAETLIAAGAKHMMVVGTTDLSHVPAVVQGNQVKSATEYQQILEQKLPNVLTTLAKTHHVSISYFDHLAFSDKLRAAPDVAGFKDLDTPCQATYPAVKPVCKNPDAHYYWDEWHPTRKVHTLAAEAMLETLKASR; the protein is encoded by the coding sequence ATGACTCGACGCGCTCGCTTAGCCGCTCTATTGACACTAACTGCATCAACCGCCTTTGGCGCCCCTAGCTACGATCATCTCTATGCTTTCGGTGACAGCTACTCTGACAATGGTGCGGGTCAAACCTTCACTAGCCAATTGGCCACGCAGAAGGTCAAAGATGCGCAGGAGTTACCCGGTGCGTTGTATTGGAAGGGGCGCTGGAGCAATGGCCCTACCGCCGTCGAGGACTTGGCTCTCGCCTTGAAAACCCCCTTGACTGACTACGGGATTGGCGGTGCCAAGAGCGGCAACGGCAACTACTATGCCTGGATGGAGCAATATCGCGACACTGGGATTTTCGGTCAAATCTCCGATCATCTGAAAGCCGCTAAAACACACAAAGCGGATCCAAATTCGCTCTATTTCATTTTCATCTCAGCCAACGACTTTTTTGAATGGGCCGACTTCTCGCACCCAGAGTCGATTGACGTGTTAAGCCAGAACAGTGTGGCGAAGATACAGAGGGCCGCCGAGACGCTGATTGCAGCAGGCGCCAAGCACATGATGGTCGTGGGAACTACAGATTTGAGTCATGTGCCGGCTGTGGTGCAGGGCAATCAAGTCAAGAGCGCAACAGAATACCAACAGATACTCGAACAAAAACTGCCAAACGTGCTAACAACACTGGCTAAAACCCATCATGTCAGTATTAGTTACTTTGACCACCTGGCCTTCAGCGACAAGCTTCGCGCGGCGCCCGATGTTGCGGGTTTTAAGGATCTGGATACCCCGTGCCAAGCCACCTATCCGGCCGTCAAGCCCGTGTGTAAAAATCCAGATGCCCACTACTACTGGGATGAATGGCACCCGACCCGCAAAGTCCACACTCTGGCCGCCGAGGCGATGCTTGAAACGTTAAAAGCTAGTCGCTGA
- a CDS encoding STY4534 family ICE replication protein — MAYANQSQEATSYFNLHTVGIGYLNRVREVQVRRGQPFMACDIAALHGASDAVEYTRFDCKVAGGEADRLIRLYMDAVKAEKKVLLSFRIGDLWIDPFLYEKGAKQGQPGASLKGRLLLIDWIKVNGKFEYKAPARQEATAPAEPAPINEPSPTSADAKAEDTDTPTEPRIEPESPTTPPTARRVATRAVQSA; from the coding sequence ATGGCCTACGCCAACCAATCCCAAGAAGCGACCTCTTACTTCAACCTGCACACCGTCGGTATCGGCTACCTCAACCGTGTTCGTGAAGTACAGGTCCGCCGCGGTCAGCCATTCATGGCCTGCGATATCGCAGCCTTGCATGGTGCCTCCGATGCAGTGGAGTACACCCGCTTTGATTGCAAAGTCGCTGGTGGCGAAGCTGACCGCTTGATTCGTCTCTATATGGACGCCGTCAAGGCCGAGAAAAAGGTCTTGCTGTCGTTCCGTATTGGTGACCTGTGGATCGACCCATTTCTCTATGAGAAAGGCGCGAAACAAGGCCAACCGGGCGCCAGTCTGAAAGGTCGTTTGCTGCTCATCGACTGGATCAAGGTCAATGGCAAGTTCGAATACAAAGCGCCCGCCAGGCAGGAAGCAACAGCACCTGCTGAGCCAGCGCCGATCAATGAACCCTCTCCAACGTCGGCTGATGCCAAAGCTGAGGATACCGACACCCCTACAGAGCCCAGGATTGAACCTGAATCTCCAACCACTCCCCCCACGGCCCGCCGTGTCGCCACACGTGCTGTTCAGTCCGCCTGA